The Parashewanella tropica genome window below encodes:
- a CDS encoding ankyrin repeat domain-containing protein has protein sequence MSFPSAATALLPAFGQFNVRTQQLTMESNNVTQLADQRVCKKTVVLTVSFPNSREGSIKTSFTCTLPDKNSQWLLTPLSSFHSTNETNPKPVPQQYVPSILEQFTFRVNSGKKLFHAAQQGDLATVNKMLSEGADTGYLSNNLSAVEVALENGFIATASRLIKVGVSPEVATRLLQKLVTLGDYGQCVEELLKQGGDPNATNEQGESLLYIASQRGFVNSAIQLLKRDADIGHHPQTGENALHLAAANGSYILLQALARKYPTQINSRTNSGLTPLLLAIEHGNTDCASHLIESGADINAADNYQRTPLIMATKFHLQGVIIKLFQKHITAKKALETAEASKKPALQANILDINKLTTHRKSALCYSVGLVPSRGPYVMDLLLQHGACIAHNPETHSPIVLAISAGSGWAVNSLLKSLKEQSPAVQQQLLSSPDATKQAPIAMVAQSHYSHAEVKSLVEEVWQEVSKKIQKK, from the coding sequence ATGTCTTTTCCAAGTGCCGCCACAGCCCTTTTGCCCGCTTTTGGTCAGTTCAATGTAAGAACTCAACAACTCACAATGGAAAGTAATAATGTTACTCAACTTGCTGACCAAAGGGTTTGTAAAAAAACAGTGGTACTTACTGTTTCTTTTCCAAACTCAAGAGAAGGATCGATTAAAACGAGTTTTACCTGTACTTTGCCGGATAAGAATTCGCAATGGTTACTCACACCATTATCATCATTTCACAGTACCAATGAGACAAACCCTAAACCAGTTCCTCAACAGTATGTCCCAAGCATTCTTGAGCAATTTACTTTTCGAGTGAACTCTGGGAAAAAACTTTTCCATGCCGCCCAACAAGGAGACTTGGCTACAGTAAATAAAATGCTCAGTGAAGGAGCCGATACGGGTTACTTATCGAATAATTTATCAGCTGTTGAAGTAGCGCTAGAAAACGGTTTTATAGCAACTGCATCTAGGCTAATTAAAGTGGGAGTGTCGCCAGAGGTAGCTACAAGGTTACTTCAAAAGCTTGTAACTCTTGGTGATTATGGCCAGTGCGTAGAAGAGTTACTAAAGCAAGGCGGCGACCCCAATGCAACAAATGAACAAGGTGAATCGTTACTATATATTGCTTCGCAGCGCGGTTTTGTCAACTCGGCGATCCAATTACTAAAAAGAGATGCCGATATTGGACATCACCCTCAAACGGGAGAAAACGCTCTTCATCTTGCTGCCGCTAATGGTAGCTATATACTATTACAGGCTTTAGCCCGAAAATATCCAACCCAAATAAATTCCAGAACAAACAGTGGTTTAACTCCACTTTTATTGGCGATTGAACATGGTAATACTGATTGTGCCAGTCACTTAATTGAAAGTGGTGCCGATATAAATGCTGCGGATAATTATCAAAGAACCCCCTTAATTATGGCAACAAAATTTCATTTACAAGGGGTGATTATTAAATTATTCCAAAAGCATATTACCGCCAAAAAAGCATTGGAAACTGCCGAAGCTTCAAAAAAACCAGCTTTACAAGCCAATATCCTTGATATTAATAAGCTAACAACGCATAGAAAAAGCGCATTGTGCTACTCAGTAGGCTTAGTCCCTAGTCGTGGGCCATATGTCATGGATTTATTGTTACAACATGGTGCCTGTATTGCCCATAATCCAGAAACCCACAGCCCAATCGTATTAGCAATTAGTGCAGGCAGTGGTTGGGCGGTAAATTCATTATTGAAAAGTCTTAAAGAACAGTCTCCAGCAGTACAACAACAACTGCTTTCAAGCCCAGATGCTACAAAACAAGCTCCCATTGCTATGGTTGCTCAAAGTCATTATTCACATGCTGAAGTAAAATCATTAGTAGAAGAAGTTTGGCAGGAGGTATCGAAAAAGATACAGAAAAAATAA
- a CDS encoding DUF3581 family protein has product MYLEPYFSKKQNIITVSAEQASVFAKKVAGDVNPIHDVDAKRFCVPGDLLFALVLEEYGLSSSMEFKFQGMVGDGVDLIFPSAQADVLEIKDTKDKTYLSAQSAGVICQDKAKIEAFVRTYVSFSGLNFTHALLPLMEKHQVMVNPARPLVMYESMSFELHSFDFDSVELELSEHELLIDGKRGNVTLHFEFYSHGKKIGTGKKTLVMSGLREYQEEAIAGMRELYESRKLKFA; this is encoded by the coding sequence ATGTATTTAGAGCCATACTTTTCTAAAAAACAAAATATTATTACTGTATCAGCAGAGCAAGCTAGCGTATTCGCTAAAAAAGTCGCAGGGGATGTCAACCCTATCCATGATGTCGATGCCAAGCGTTTTTGTGTACCCGGTGATCTATTATTTGCTTTGGTGTTGGAAGAGTACGGTTTAAGCAGCTCAATGGAATTTAAGTTCCAAGGTATGGTTGGCGATGGTGTTGATTTAATCTTTCCATCAGCTCAAGCAGACGTTCTAGAAATTAAAGACACTAAAGATAAAACCTATTTATCAGCTCAAAGCGCAGGTGTTATCTGTCAAGATAAAGCCAAAATCGAAGCTTTTGTTCGCACTTATGTATCTTTCTCGGGACTGAACTTTACTCACGCATTGTTGCCGTTGATGGAAAAGCATCAAGTGATGGTGAACCCTGCTAGACCCCTAGTAATGTATGAAAGCATGTCATTTGAACTGCACAGTTTTGATTTTGATAGTGTTGAGTTGGAGTTAAGTGAGCATGAGCTGCTTATTGACGGTAAGCGCGGCAATGTGACTCTTCATTTTGAGTTTTACAGTCACGGAAAAAAAATTGGTACAGGCAAGAAAACACTCGTGATGAGTGGTCTCCGAGAGTATCAAGAAGAAGCGATTGCTGGTATGCGTGAGTTGTACGAATCCCGTAAACTCAAATTTGCATAA
- a CDS encoding DCC1-like thiol-disulfide oxidoreductase family protein: protein MATSDQLEIIYDGDCPFCRNIVLKRDLESNGFQVTMVNARDLSNQQLTDYQNAGYDLNDGMLVKYQNKQYYGHDALMLLLKLSRHKGLAVRVFEFIYLKMNQYWFYRMLVKIRLWFVPPLK, encoded by the coding sequence ATGGCTACAAGTGATCAATTGGAAATAATATACGATGGTGACTGCCCGTTTTGCCGAAATATCGTGCTTAAACGAGATTTAGAATCTAATGGATTTCAAGTAACAATGGTCAATGCCAGAGACTTATCCAACCAGCAACTGACCGATTATCAAAATGCTGGGTATGATCTTAATGATGGCATGTTAGTCAAATATCAAAATAAGCAGTACTACGGACATGACGCTCTGATGTTGCTACTAAAGTTGTCACGTCATAAAGGATTAGCTGTTCGGGTATTCGAGTTTATTTACCTTAAAATGAATCAATACTGGTTTTACCGAATGCTAGTGAAAATCAGATTATGGTTCGTACCTCCACTTAAGTAA
- the dnaJ gene encoding molecular chaperone DnaJ: MSKRDYYEVLGVGRDASEREIKKAYKRLAMKYHPDRNPGDEVAEKNFKEAKEAYEILTDSNKKAAYDQFGHAGVDPNQGGGFGGGGGADFGDIFGDMFGDIFGGRGGGGQRRAARGADLRYNLELSLEEAVKGLTKEIRVPTLVGCDTCDGSGAKKGSSSSTCGTCNGAGQVQMRQGFFAVNQECPTCHGRGKVIKDPCNKCRGEGRIEKTKTLSVKIPAGVDNGDRIRLSGEGEAGEFGAPAGDLYVQVSVREHNIFVRDGNNLYCEVPISFSKAALGGEIEVPTLDGKVNLKIPAETQTGRMFRMRGKGVKSVRSHAVGDLLCKVVMETPVNLNERQKELLREFEESLCGDTKAKKKHSPKAEGFFDGVKKFFQDLNS, from the coding sequence ATGTCTAAAAGAGATTATTACGAAGTACTGGGTGTTGGCCGTGATGCCAGCGAGCGGGAAATTAAAAAGGCGTATAAGCGCCTAGCGATGAAGTATCACCCTGACCGTAATCCGGGTGATGAAGTTGCTGAAAAGAACTTTAAAGAAGCGAAAGAAGCTTACGAGATCTTAACCGACAGCAATAAAAAAGCCGCTTATGATCAATTTGGTCACGCAGGTGTAGACCCGAACCAAGGCGGTGGCTTTGGTGGCGGTGGTGGTGCCGATTTCGGTGACATCTTTGGCGATATGTTTGGTGATATCTTTGGTGGTCGTGGTGGCGGTGGTCAGCGTCGTGCTGCTCGTGGTGCTGACTTACGCTATAACCTTGAGTTATCGCTTGAAGAAGCCGTTAAAGGTCTAACCAAAGAGATCCGTGTGCCAACCTTAGTCGGTTGTGACACTTGTGACGGTAGCGGTGCGAAAAAAGGTTCGTCGTCTTCAACTTGTGGTACTTGTAATGGTGCTGGTCAAGTTCAGATGCGTCAGGGGTTCTTTGCCGTTAATCAAGAGTGTCCAACCTGTCATGGTCGTGGCAAGGTGATTAAAGATCCTTGTAACAAGTGTCGTGGCGAAGGTCGAATTGAGAAAACTAAGACGCTATCCGTTAAAATCCCAGCAGGCGTTGATAACGGTGACCGTATTCGCTTAAGCGGTGAAGGTGAAGCTGGAGAATTTGGTGCACCTGCAGGTGATTTGTACGTTCAAGTGAGTGTTCGTGAACATAACATATTTGTGCGTGATGGCAACAATTTGTACTGTGAAGTACCAATTTCATTCAGCAAAGCGGCATTAGGTGGCGAGATTGAAGTGCCTACGCTTGACGGCAAAGTGAACCTAAAAATTCCTGCTGAAACGCAAACAGGCCGTATGTTCCGTATGCGTGGCAAAGGTGTTAAGTCGGTTCGTAGCCACGCGGTAGGTGATTTACTGTGTAAAGTCGTCATGGAAACGCCTGTGAACTTGAATGAACGTCAAAAAGAATTACTGCGTGAATTTGAAGAGTCACTTTGCGGTGATACTAAAGCAAAGAAAAAACACAGCCCGAAAGCCGAAGGCTTTTTTGATGGGGTGAAAAAGTTTTTTCAAGATTTAAATAGTTAG
- the dnaK gene encoding molecular chaperone DnaK, which yields MGKIIGIDLGTTNSCVAVLDGDKTRVIENAEGDRTTPSIIAYTDDETLVGQPAKRQAVTNPKNTFFAIKRLIGRRFKDDEVQRDVDIMPFSIIEADNGDAWVEAKGNKMAPPQVSAEILKKMKKTAEDFLGEEVTEAVITVPAYFNDSQRQATKDAGRIAGLEVKRIINEPTAAALAYGIDKKEGDNIVAVYDLGGGTFDISIIEIDNHDGDQTFEVLATNGDTHLGGEDFDNRLINYLADEFKKEQGLDLRNDPLAMQRLKEAAEKAKIELSSTTQTEVNLPYITADATGPKHLVVKVTRAKLESLVEDLIQRSLEPLKVALSDADLSVSDINEVILVGGQTRMPKVQEAVTDFFGKEPRKDVNPDEAVASGAAIQGGVLGGDVKDVLLLDVTPLSLGIETMGSVMTKLIEKNTTIPTKAQQVFSTADDNQAAVTIHVLQGERKQASANKSLGQFNLEGIEPAPRGMPQIEVAFDIDADGILHVSATDKKTGKAQNITIKASSGLSDDEVEQMVRDAEAHADEDKKFEELVTARNQADGMVHATKKQIEEAGEQLPADEKEKIEAAMKEVEEATKGNDKEAIDASTQKLMEASAKLMEIAQAKAQAEQGAQQQAGGAEQAKDAAADDVVDAEFEEVKDDKK from the coding sequence ATGGGTAAGATTATTGGTATCGATTTGGGCACAACCAACTCTTGTGTTGCTGTACTAGATGGTGACAAGACACGTGTTATTGAGAATGCCGAGGGCGATCGTACCACCCCATCGATTATCGCTTATACAGATGACGAAACGTTAGTAGGTCAACCTGCAAAGCGTCAGGCGGTAACTAACCCTAAAAACACTTTCTTTGCGATCAAGCGTTTGATCGGTCGTCGTTTTAAAGATGATGAAGTTCAACGTGACGTAGACATTATGCCATTCAGCATCATCGAAGCTGACAATGGTGACGCATGGGTTGAAGCCAAAGGCAACAAAATGGCGCCACCACAAGTTTCTGCTGAAATCTTGAAAAAGATGAAGAAGACTGCAGAAGACTTCCTAGGTGAAGAAGTAACAGAAGCGGTTATTACCGTTCCTGCCTACTTCAACGATTCACAGCGTCAAGCAACTAAAGACGCGGGTCGTATTGCGGGTCTAGAAGTTAAGCGTATCATCAACGAGCCAACAGCAGCTGCACTTGCTTACGGTATCGACAAGAAAGAAGGCGACAACATCGTTGCCGTATACGACTTAGGTGGTGGTACCTTCGATATCTCTATCATTGAAATCGACAACCACGATGGCGACCAAACGTTTGAAGTATTAGCAACTAACGGTGACACTCACTTAGGTGGTGAAGACTTTGATAACCGTTTGATCAACTACTTAGCAGACGAGTTCAAGAAAGAGCAAGGTCTTGACCTACGTAACGATCCGCTAGCAATGCAGCGTCTAAAAGAAGCGGCAGAAAAAGCGAAGATCGAACTTTCTAGCACGACTCAAACTGAAGTGAACCTACCTTACATCACAGCTGATGCGACTGGTCCTAAGCACTTAGTAGTTAAAGTAACGCGTGCGAAACTAGAATCTCTAGTTGAAGACTTAATTCAACGTTCACTTGAGCCTCTAAAAGTAGCGCTTTCTGATGCTGACTTATCAGTATCTGACATCAACGAAGTAATCTTAGTTGGTGGTCAAACTCGTATGCCGAAAGTACAAGAAGCCGTAACTGACTTCTTCGGTAAAGAGCCACGTAAAGACGTGAACCCAGATGAAGCTGTTGCTTCTGGTGCAGCAATTCAAGGTGGTGTACTAGGCGGTGACGTTAAAGACGTACTACTACTAGACGTGACTCCATTGTCTCTAGGTATCGAGACTATGGGTAGCGTGATGACTAAGCTGATTGAGAAAAACACTACGATCCCAACTAAGGCTCAACAAGTGTTCTCAACTGCAGACGATAACCAAGCGGCAGTGACCATTCACGTTCTTCAGGGGGAGCGTAAGCAAGCAAGTGCCAACAAATCTCTAGGTCAATTTAACCTAGAAGGTATCGAGCCAGCACCACGTGGTATGCCACAAATTGAAGTTGCATTCGACATTGATGCTGACGGTATCTTGCACGTATCTGCTACTGATAAAAAGACAGGTAAAGCACAGAACATCACCATTAAAGCTTCTTCTGGTCTAAGCGACGATGAAGTAGAGCAAATGGTACGTGACGCTGAAGCACACGCAGACGAAGATAAGAAATTCGAAGAGCTAGTAACGGCTCGTAACCAAGCTGATGGCATGGTTCACGCAACTAAGAAACAAATCGAAGAAGCGGGCGAGCAACTTCCAGCAGACGAGAAAGAGAAAATCGAAGCTGCAATGAAAGAAGTTGAAGAAGCAACTAAAGGCAACGATAAAGAAGCCATTGATGCATCAACTCAAAAGCTAATGGAAGCTTCTGCTAAGCTTATGGAAATCGCTCAAGCTAAAGCTCAAGCAGAGCAAGGTGCACAGCAACAAGCTGGCGGTGCTGAGCAAGCTAAAGATGCAGCGGCAGATGACGTTGTTGACGCTGAATTCGAAGAAGTGAAAGACGACAAGAAGTAA
- a CDS encoding FKBP-type peptidyl-prolyl cis-trans isomerase, with product MSDTYSTIEQRVSYGIGLQMGQQLASNPFEGLDISAVQAGLATSFKGEPSAVSQEDLEAAFNEINKRMQAAQEKASEAAMAEGKAFLDDNAKREEVTVTDSGLQYEVLKQGEGEKPTLDSTVRTHYHGTFINGEVFDSSVLRDQPAEFPVSGVIAGWTEALQLMPVGTKLKLFVPSHLAYGEQGAGGSIPPHSTLIFEVELLDII from the coding sequence ATGTCTGATACATACAGCACTATTGAACAGCGTGTAAGCTACGGCATTGGCTTACAAATGGGTCAACAACTTGCTTCTAACCCATTTGAAGGTCTAGATATTTCAGCGGTTCAAGCTGGTTTAGCGACTTCTTTCAAGGGCGAGCCAAGTGCAGTATCTCAAGAAGATCTAGAAGCCGCATTCAACGAAATCAACAAGCGCATGCAAGCCGCTCAAGAAAAAGCGTCTGAAGCAGCAATGGCTGAAGGTAAAGCGTTCCTAGATGACAACGCTAAGCGTGAAGAAGTTACTGTTACTGATTCTGGTCTTCAGTACGAAGTACTAAAGCAAGGTGAAGGTGAAAAGCCAACTCTTGATTCCACTGTTCGTACTCACTACCACGGTACTTTCATTAACGGTGAAGTATTCGATAGCTCTGTACTACGTGATCAACCAGCTGAATTTCCAGTTTCAGGCGTTATCGCAGGTTGGACTGAAGCACTACAACTAATGCCTGTTGGTACAAAGCTGAAACTATTCGTACCTTCACACCTAGCATACGGTGAGCAAGGCGCGGGTGGTTCAATTCCTCCTCACAGCACTTTGATCTTTGAAGTTGAGCTATTAGACATTATTTAA
- a CDS encoding IS3 family transposase (programmed frameshift) — protein MTNPDPTYIKRTQRDYSLGFKLQVVAAVEKGDMTYKQAQKIYGIQGRSTVLTWLRKHGKLDWCQPPKITMSKSPKAKETPAQKIKRLERELKDEKLRNLLLNEVVDIIDAEHGIGLRKKLNSQGARNLQVQKQVSLSKACKLLGMTRQSIYQREYRDKKRAIMLAPVKNMVLALRRFMPRLGGRKLYYLLKPQLMEEGIKLGRDGLFDYLREEHLLIQPKRSYRKTTNSKHWMKKHPNLLKDYTPQRAEEVLVSDITYVESDDGVHYLSLVTDAYSRKIMGYELSDGMKATDVVKALDMAVSHRCYRRNAIHHSDRGLQYCSAIYQNKLKQNNIVPSMTDGYDCYQNALAERVNGILKQEFLVYQCKNIDELKLLIDESIAIYNDMRPHLSLEMKTPNQVHKKIQEQMLLDLH, from the exons ATGACAAACCCAGATCCTACCTATATAAAACGTACACAACGTGATTATTCATTAGGCTTTAAATTGCAGGTTGTTGCAGCTGTTGAAAAAGGTGATATGACCTATAAGCAAGCTCAAAAAATCTATGGTATCCAAGGTCGCTCAACAGTACTTACATGGTTGAGAAAACACGGTAAGCTAGATTGGTGTCAACCACCGAAAATAACCATGTCTAAATCACCTAAAGCCAAAGAAACACCAGCTCAAAAGATTAAGCGCTTAGAGCGAGAGTTGAAGGATGAAAAGTTACGTAACCTATTACTTAATGAAGTCGTCGATATTATTGATGCTGAACATGGTATAGGGTTGCGAAAAAAGCTTA ATAGCCAAGGAGCAAGAAACCTTCAGGTACAAAAGCAAGTAAGTTTAAGCAAGGCTTGTAAGCTTCTTGGCATGACGAGGCAATCAATTTATCAAAGGGAATATAGAGATAAAAAACGGGCTATCATGTTAGCTCCAGTAAAAAATATGGTGCTAGCGTTACGGCGATTTATGCCACGATTAGGCGGTAGGAAACTGTACTATCTTCTGAAGCCTCAACTTATGGAGGAAGGCATAAAGCTCGGGCGAGATGGCCTATTCGACTATCTGAGGGAAGAACACCTGCTAATTCAACCCAAGCGTAGTTATAGGAAAACGACTAACAGTAAGCATTGGATGAAAAAGCATCCGAATTTGTTAAAGGATTACACGCCACAAAGAGCTGAAGAAGTCTTGGTAAGTGATATCACTTATGTGGAAAGTGATGATGGTGTGCATTATCTCTCGCTTGTCACTGACGCTTATAGTCGAAAAATAATGGGCTATGAATTAAGTGATGGAATGAAAGCGACAGACGTGGTTAAAGCGCTAGATATGGCTGTTAGCCATAGGTGTTATAGACGTAACGCAATTCATCACTCAGACAGAGGGTTACAATATTGCTCTGCTATTTATCAGAATAAACTTAAGCAAAATAATATAGTACCCTCAATGACTGATGGTTATGACTGCTATCAAAATGCACTCGCAGAGAGGGTGAATGGTATACTGAAGCAGGAGTTCCTTGTATATCAATGTAAAAATATTGATGAATTAAAGTTGCTCATCGATGAATCAATAGCGATATACAACGATATGAGACCGCATTTAAGTTTAGAGATGAAAACACCGAACCAAGTGCATAAAAAAATCCAAGAGCAAATGCTCTTGGATTTACATTAA
- the dapB gene encoding 4-hydroxy-tetrahydrodipicolinate reductase, translating into MSEQVRIAIVGTTGRMGRTLVEAAKHHPNIYLGAAIERQSSTLMGADVGEIAGVGTMNVAICGSLDDVKDDFDVLVDFTSPQSSLIHSAWCAKNNKSLVIGTTGFTDEEKAQIAQDAQEAPIVLAPNMSVGVNLMCKLLEMTSKVMGDYADIEIIEAHHRHKKDAPSGTALQLGEVIADTLGRDLNECAVYGREGITGERDQKTIGFATVRAGDIVGEHTALFADIGERIEITHKASSRMTFANGAMRASSWLAGQPAGLYDMQDVLGLNI; encoded by the coding sequence ATGAGTGAACAAGTCAGAATTGCGATTGTTGGCACCACAGGGAGAATGGGAAGAACTTTAGTTGAAGCAGCCAAGCATCATCCGAACATTTATCTTGGAGCGGCGATTGAACGCCAAAGCTCAACCCTAATGGGCGCGGACGTAGGCGAAATCGCGGGTGTTGGTACCATGAATGTGGCTATCTGTGGTTCACTTGATGACGTTAAAGATGATTTTGACGTATTGGTAGACTTTACCTCTCCACAATCGAGCTTAATTCACTCAGCTTGGTGCGCAAAAAACAATAAATCCCTAGTGATTGGAACGACTGGGTTTACTGACGAAGAAAAAGCGCAAATTGCTCAAGATGCCCAAGAAGCGCCGATTGTACTAGCGCCTAACATGTCTGTGGGCGTAAATCTTATGTGCAAATTATTAGAAATGACATCAAAAGTGATGGGGGATTACGCTGACATTGAAATCATCGAAGCTCATCACAGACATAAAAAAGATGCACCGTCTGGTACCGCATTGCAGTTAGGTGAAGTGATTGCTGATACGTTAGGGCGAGATTTAAATGAATGCGCCGTTTATGGTCGAGAAGGCATCACAGGTGAGCGTGATCAAAAGACGATTGGTTTTGCCACCGTTCGTGCAGGTGACATTGTGGGTGAGCACACCGCACTGTTTGCTGATATTGGCGAGCGAATTGAAATTACCCATAAAGCTTCAAGTCGTATGACTTTCGCAAATGGTGCGATGAGAGCTTCATCATGGTTAGCTGGACAACCTGCAGGGCTATATGACATGCAAGATGTATTGGGGCTAAATATTTAA